One stretch of Podospora pseudoanserina strain CBS 124.78 chromosome 4, whole genome shotgun sequence DNA includes these proteins:
- a CDS encoding hypothetical protein (EggNog:ENOG503PE3A) gives MSSNVYSLTLDAGPMRETTSHIFHDVVHRDDAWQRAARTQFGLESNDGDLAALCRAGQYPSMQSLNRITQIYKCAVFTEALAALASGTSSRGVRFGGNFDAATPWSAAEVDALVEKHSKLDVDEWVETYFDRADHPMFVDPEKRVPNGPAVPQVL, from the coding sequence ATGTCCAGCAATGTTTACTCGTTGACATTGGACGCTGGCCCGATGCGCGAAACAACCAGCCACATCTTTCACGACGTGGTGCACAGGGACGACGCCTGGCAGCGTGCCGCGCGAACCCAGTTCGGTCTTGAGTCCAACGACGGCGATTTGGCAGCCCTCTGCCGGGCGGGCCAGTACCCATCCATGCAATCTCTAAACAGAATCACTCAAATTTACAAGTGCGCCGTCTTCACAGAAGCTCTCGCTGCGCTAGCTTCCGGTACCTCTTCTCGGGGTGTCCGCTTTGGCGGCAACTTCGATGCCGCCACGCCCTGGAGCGCCGCAGAAGTTGACGCTCTTGTCGAGAAACACAGCAAACTCGATGTCGATGAGTGGGTAGAAACGTATTTTGACAGGGCAGATCACCCCATGTTTGTTGACCCCGAAAAAAGGGTACCAAACGGTCCCGCCGTACCCCAAGTTCTTTGA